The Hippopotamus amphibius kiboko isolate mHipAmp2 chromosome 13, mHipAmp2.hap2, whole genome shotgun sequence sequence GAGGACCCAGAGGGCCAGATAGGCACCTGGGATCTCTGATGTCCAGAGGCCAGGGACGAGGGCACTGAGGATGGGGTGCCATCCTGGTGCAGACAGGGTGCTGAGTCCTGGACCCAGGTGTTGGAagagagggtggagggaaggaagcaagctgaggagctggggagggagaatTTGGGAGGGAGAATTTGGAAGGCAGAGTTGGGTATATGAGAGTGAAGGGAGACTCTTGATGGGTGGCAGGTGGGAAGAGGGTGCCTGTGGTTTAGCTCTTCCAACAGCAGCCAGTGTGGATGACCTGAACCTTCTGACTGAGGCTCCCCCAAGCCTGTGGAGGCTCTGGGGGCTTCCAGGGTGATCTCTGTGTGACAAAATTTGCCTTCCAGGAGGCTCTCCCAATGCCCATGAGCCAAAGCCCTCCAGAAGTCCTAATAGGATGGGCTAGGTCCTGGCTCCTGAGTTTGCATTGGGCAGGGCAGGGTGTGAAGGGCCCGGCAGAGGGCACACCTGGGCCTCAGGAGAGAACCCAGGTGTTCCTCCCTTGGAAGGCCCAAGTATTTTCAGGTGAGGGAGTCCAGACTTGCCCACGGCTTCTCAGCTTGGGGCGGGTCCAGGTACGGgtctggaaggaaagaaaggaaatgtgcCCTTGCTTGCGCACTTTTGCAGCGGTGTGCCCTCCTCTAACAGCTGGGCTAGGTGTGGTATCACCTCCACTTGGCTGTGAGCAAATAGGCGTGTgtgtttggggggcaggggtcaGGTTACTTGGCTTAGTGATGGCGCAAACCCAGACCCAACCCCAAAGCCTGCGCTCTTCCCGCACAGCCAGAGGTGGGGGCCGGAAGGAGAGGTTGGCTGTTTGGGAGTCCTGGGAGTAGGGCCGGTGGGCAGACCTGGTGCGGTGGGGAGAAACAAGGAGCCTAGGAGTTCTGGTAAAGAAAAGTTGGAGAAGGACGACCACAGGAACCAGGTATTGGACAGGTAAGAGGGAGCTCGGGGCGCCGCAGAGCGGGGGTGGTGGTTCGCCAGCAGGCGGGGCAGGTGAGGGGCGTGGGTCCAACCCAGCGCTGGCAGGCAGGCAGAGACCAGGGCGCAGTACCACCACAGCTGGGGGTGCAGAGTGCGACCCCGGTCCTGCCCCTCCCATCCCGGAGGGCTCCCAATTCCGGTTTCAGCGCGGCGCGCAGGTGAGGCCCCGGGGGGCGGGacagggcggggtggggcagCCGGTCCTCCGGGATCCGCTCCTCACCCTCCTCCCGCCGCCATCCGCGTTGCCTTGGCTACCGCCTTGGTGCAGCCCGCTCCCCCCCTTCCCCCGAGAGGGAGGGATCGAGTCCCCCGCCCTCGGCAAGTGCGGAGCCCCGCGGGCTGGAATGCGGGGTCCCGGGCGGCTCGGGGCCGCGCACCCGGCTCTCGCGGCTGCTTCCGGCCTGGCCTgggcggcgggcggggggagggcgGCCCGGCgggcgagggtggggggggggggggaaggagcaGAGCCGGGCCCGGCCGACGCGGCTTTGTCTCCTTTGTTCCCAGCGGTGGCAGCGccgcggcgggaggggcgggcagcGGGCGCAGTTTTCCGCCCCTCGGTCTCCGGGTAACAGCTGCGGCTCCGCCAGACCCACCTccgggggggcgggtggggggccgCCGCGCGCAGACCTCGAGCCCGGAGCGGCCGGCGCCCGCCTCGGCGCGCTCGTCCTGCGGGGCCCGGCCGGGTGGTGAGTGCGGGGCCCGGGGTCGGGGCGGTGGGGCCGGGGCGAGGCGTTACGTCCCCGGGATGGAAGGGCCTGGAGCCTCGATGCCGCCGGGCCCGGGCAGCCCGGGTGAGTGGTGGGAGGCTTCGGTCCTGAGAGTTGGGACCACACTTCTCCGCGCGAAGGGAAACTCTGGCGGCTCCGCCTGTAACGCGATTGGGAGACAGAGGAGGTGGAGCTGCTCCTCTGCGCCCCCtcctcgccgccgccgcctcagCCCGGGACCGGCCGGCCTCTTCCCCGCCCTCCCAGGACCACTGGTGGGGTCCTTGCCCTGgtcggggaggagggaggagggttggGGAAGAGCCTTTGGGGAGGTCGGGGCTTCCCCTCTGTAGTAACAGCCCTTACAGGCTGCGCTCGGCGCAACTGACAAAAGGCAGTCGGTGATCCCCCTGCCAAGCACCCCCAGAGGGGGAGCTccctacccccgcccccaccctcgcCCGCAGTACACAAACACAGACGGTGGGTGATTGATGAGCACTCCTTGAGTCCTCACCGATAAATGGTggacccctcacccccaccccctctcaaCACAGACAACAGGGCAAGCACTGTGCACTCCTGCGCTGTCAATGAGTAACTTCTCTTGGGTGGACCCTGCGAGCAGAGCGAGAGGGCGGAAAGGAAAGGCCGATTTCCCACTAATCCCCGCGACTCGGGTAAATGAGGGCTGGGGTAGGAACCCTCTCCCAGTTTGAAGGGCAAAGTTTATAAGCCCTTTTGGTTGGTGAAGACAGCCCCAGGAGGGCCAGGAGAGGTGCTTGCTCTTTGCAGACAGAAGTTAGGCAGCCTTGGGCCCTGCTGAAACGATCCAGAGAAAGATGGGCCCAGAAGAGCTAGGCTTTGGCTATGACTCTGGCTGGGGCTTGAGATCTGGGGAGTGGACAAGAGATCCTAGCTGTGTAAGTTGGGGACTTGAGGCCCAGCTCCAAACCAGCCTTTTCAGTCTGCTCTGGCCTGGTCATTAATAAAAGTGGGGCTGACATTGTGTCCTTCGAGAAGCCAAGTGGCTTGGAGAAGGTTGTGGGCTCCATATCTCCCCTTCTGGCTGGGTTTTCTTAGCTGTGAAATGAGGGTTATTTCAACATGCAaggagcacctgctctgtgccaatgTCTGTCCTGGTTACTGGGGCCTCTGAATCAAAAGTCACATTCCCTGCCTTTAGGGAGCTTCAAGAGTGGAAGCGTAGAATAGGGAGGAGTGGCCTTGGCTGGTGCCACTAATGCCAGGCACACACCATATCATGTTTAATGGTCAGAGCGGTCCTGCCTCCTATTCTCCAGATAggaaatctgaggctcagagaatccAAGGCAGAGCTGCAGTATACACCAGGGTGGTGGCTGGGGATGTACACCAACTGTGTGCAGTGGGCTCCTCAGGAGCCTGGCGGGACAGGAAAGGCTTCCCTGGGAGGTGATGGTTGGGCACCAGAGTTAATGGGATGGAGAGGGAGTGGGCATGGAGGAGTGTGAAACAGCCTGCAGTTCAGGCTAGCAGGAATGAAGAGCATGTGTGGGGGAGCACTGGCATGGATCACACAGGAAAGCGTGTGGACTGGAGGGCTTGACCTTTATCCTCTGGGCCCTGGGCTGCCCCAAAGACTCTGGAGGGGTCTTCAATTCTGCTGAAAGTTCCCCTGAGGTGGAAGGGGGTACACTGGAGGGGCTCAGGGCTGCTCTATGGGGTGGCAGAGGTTAAGTGAAATACGTGGCCAATAAGGAGGAGAAAATGTCACTGCCCTTCTTCTTTTCGTCCTCCTCCCACTCATGGTACGTGGGGAAGGGCAAGGGTTGCTCGGCCCTGTGGCAGTGATTGAAGAAGCCTGACACTTTTCCCAGAGTGGATCAGCATCCAGCATCCTATGTGGCCTTGCCAGGATCTGTTCTGATCCTGCCCATCTGCTTCCTGTGGGCTACTTGACCCAGCTGTGATTTTCATATTTAGGGAGTGTCTTGGTTGCTGCCCCTTGAGGGCTGGAGAACTTTGGCATGAAGTAGGCGCTGAGCAAATATTTGTAAACGAATGATGGGGCAGACCCTCTGCCCAAGGCGCATCCCTAGGCGGGAGGTGGTAGGAGGGACTGAGCAGTAGCTGAGTGTGGGAGATGGCCTCTGCCCATCCTCAGACAGACCCTGTCTTCCCAGAGGAAGAAACTTTCTCCCCCAGTCCCTTGGAAACAAGGTGGGGGGCTCCTGGGAAGCCTGGCCTTGCCACAGTCCTGGGCTTCTCGCCGGGTTCACGACTCTCcctgctgcccccctccccctgccccctcggTGACAAACAGAGGCTGCCTTGTTCCCGCTCCCATAGAGCTGCCCTGTTCTCTGCACACTAAAAATGGAAACCCCCAAGCTATTTTGGGAGCAGTGCCCAGCCGGGCTGTGGCCACAGCTCCTCCGCGCTCCCACCAGGCTGCTGGACCCTCCTCCAAGCCTTACGCCCAGCCCTGCTCACTCGGCCAGGCTCAGGAGCACCCTGCTGGGAGCCTTGGCTGGGAGGAGCCAACCTGGACCCTGGGAAGCTCTGTGCACAGGCAGACTGGCAGCTGGGTGGCGGGAGGGGCTGGGCCATGTGGCCTGAGCACGGGCACGTAGGGGAAGTGTCTCACAGCTTGGGATGCATGGCCTGTCCTCAGTGCTTTACCAACCTTGGTGCTCCTGGCTGGAGACCATCCAAGTCTGGGAAAGGTGGTATCATGGTTTCCTGGTCTCACCAGGCTTCAGGTGGAGACTTCAAGGAGGGGTCTGTGAAGAGAGCAGGCACTCAAGGTCTGGGAAGGTCCTTGGGATGTGGGGCACATCTAGTATGGTGACTTCCTCTAGGACAACCCCCCTGCCcgctgctctgctctgctctgccctgCAGGAGAGGAAATAGCAAGAGATGGCCTAGCTTCCGCAGCCCTCTAGGACTTAGGGCTCAAACCAGGGAAGTGTGCGTGAGTCTGTATGTGTGGGGTCTGAATGTGGGTGGTGGTGTGTATGTCTTGGGTGGGTGGGTGCAATGTGCCTGTGTGGAGTGCATGTTTCTTTATGTAAAGAGTTTGTCTCCGTGGACGTGTCTTTGTGCAAGTGTCTAAGTACGAGTGGGTAGTATGTGGGGTGTTTGCCGTGTTTtggggtgtgtgtctgtgcggTATGTACAGGTAGTATGTGCATGCATCTGTGTGTGGTCACACCCATGTGattgtatgtgggtgtgtgcatgtAGGGTAGGTGGTATATATGCTTTTTAGTGTGTGCAAGCATGTGTCTGCTTATGTGCTGGTGGTGATTTTGGGCTAGGCTAGCCCCAGGTCTATGTGGAGGATATGTACCTGGGTGCCCTGATAGGGCAGAGTttgggcagagggggagggtgggagagtgccgagaaggggctgcagggggcgGACAGGACCAAGGTGGGGCCTGACTGGGCCCCGCCAGCCATGCAGCTCCTTCCTAGCTGCCCTTTCCCAGGCCCGGAGGGTGCCTGGTTCTGCTGTCCTCCCCCTCCCTGTGGGCTCTGAGGAGGCGTCCCCTGTGGAATGTGTTTGGTGGCCGAGGGCCAGGCTGGGCCCAGCTCCACCAGCAGACTGGGCAGCGGGGAGGGGTACCTTTGTGCTGCTTCCATGGTGGGGAGCCCACATGCCtgcaccccagcccccagcttccTGCTCTGCTTTCTCCCTGGCTAGGTGACTCTCACACGGGGCATGCTGTTGTCTCCTGATCCAGCTGGCCCTGCCAGGTGAGCCTGACCTCACACCTAGGTGTTTGGGAGCAATGTGACTCCCACCTCTGCTGAGGGCTCTCCAAGGTGGGGTCCAGCCCTTTAGGCCCTGTCCCTGGCAGCCTTAACCCCCCTCATCTCTCTGGTCCGTTTGTTCTGCAACTATTACCTTTCGGGATGCCTAGCCTAAAAGACCCTTCATCCAATTCTTGTCCTACTCTAACATTCAGGTGGCCCATGAGACCTGGCCCTCCCTTTTTTTGCCCAGAAATCTGACATCCATGCACAGGGGACTTTTCTCTCTTTGGGGTTCTGGGTCCCTTCTTCCGATCCTCTGCTCTCCTGTCCCTTCCAGGCCCTGGTCCCTGGGAATGGGATGTTTCCCATGTCTCTGCCCCTCTAGCCCTTTACCCTTGGAACCTGTTCTGACATagggcagggcagggtgaggggtggggggtgcaggtcCCCTGAGAGAGTAATGCTTATACAGAATGGTCAGTGTTGAAGTTTCTAGGAAAGTGTCTCCTGACCCCTTGCTAGTATGTGGTCCTGGGGTCATCCTAACCACAGTGCCATCTAAGCCTggtcctccctgctcccctctccctgggTTAGGAGGGGCATCTTGGCAATGTCACAGTCCTATTCCTCGCCAGTGGTCCCATGGTGCTCAGGTGGCCACATGAGCCTTGCTCAACCTCTCTCCCTGCCAGGTGACCATGCCTGCCCTTGGCCCAGCTCTTCTCCAGGCGCTCTGGGCCGGGTGGGTCCTCACCCTCCAGCCCTTTCCACCGACTGCTTTCACTCCCAATGGTACGCATCTGCAGCATCTGGCGCGGGATCCCACCTCAGGCACCCTCTACCTAGGGGCCACCAACTTCCTGTTCCAGCTGAGCCCTGAACTGCAGCTGGAGGCCACTGTGTCTACTGGCCCTGTGCTAGACAGCAGGGACTGTCTGCCACCTGTGATGCCTGATGAGTGCCCTCAGGCCCAGCCCACCAACAACCTGAACCAGCTGCTCCTGGTGAGCCCGGGGGCCCTGGTGGTGTGCGGCAGTGTGCACCAGGGGGTCTGTGAGCAGCGGCGCCTGGGGCAGCTTGGGCAGCTGTTGCTGCGGCCAGAGCGGCCTGGGGACACCCAGTATGTGGCTGCCAACGACCCTGCTGTCAGCACGGTGGGACTGGTGGCCCAGGGCTTGGCTGGGGAGCCCCTTCTCTTTGTGGGGCGGGGCTACACCAGCAGGGGTGTAGGGGGCGGCATCCCTCCCATCACCACCCGGGCCTTACGGCCGCTGGACCCCCAGGCTGCCTTCTCTTATGAGGAGACTGCCAAGCTAGCTGTAGGCCGCCTCTCCGAGTACAGCCATCACTTCGTGAGCGCCTTTGCTCGCGGGGCCAGTGCCTACTTCCTGTTTCTTCGGCGGGACCTGCAGGCTCAGTCTCGAGCCTTCCGTGCTTATGTGTCCCGTGTCTGCCTCCGGGACCAGCACTACTACTCCTATGTGGAGTTGCCTCTGGCCTGTCAGGGCGGCCGCTACGGGCTGATCCAGGCTGCGGCTGTCGCCAGGTCCGCGGAGGTGGCCCAGGGGGAAGTGCTCTTTGCAGCCTTCTCCTCGGCCGCTCCCCCCACGGTGGGCCGGCCCCCGTTGGCAGCTGCTGGGGCATCTGGAGCCTCTGCCCTCTGTGCCTTCCCCCTGGATGAGGTGGATCGCCTTGCTAATCGCACACGTGATGCCTGCTACACTCGGGAGGGCCACACTGAGGACGGGGCCGAGATGGCCTACATTGAGTATGATGTCAATTCCGACTGTGCTCAGCTGCCTGTGGTGAGTCCTGGCACCGCCcagcccttccttgtctctgagGCCACTGGCTGGGCATGTACTGTTGAGGTCAACGGATGTTAGGTGATTCCTTTGTGTCTGGGTGATGGAGGAGTACCTTATGGTAAGAGTGGCATTCAGGGGGACAGAGAGCCAGCTGTGCAAGGGTGGGCTTGGACTGGGCACTGAAGGGATGGCATTTGTGTAGGTGGACTGAGAAGGCATTTGAGGTTCTAGGATATGGGACAGGGACCTAGAATGAGAGGAATATGGAGTCTATTGTTTTAGATTCTTGAGCAAGAAAGGCAGGTGAGGTTGAGACTTGTTTGGCTCTAGTCTTAGGATGGATGAAAATGGTAGAAACTGCATATAGGGGGACTGAGTTAGTGAGAGGTGGGAGGGGACCCAGGTTAGTGGACCTGGAGAGGAAGATGCAAGCTGGGAGAGGCTTTGGAAAAGTGGTCCAGGAGATGTCTGAGTGCATGAGCTGGAGGAAGCAGCTCCCAAGCCAGGGATGCGGGAAAGTGGGGCCCCAGACATGTGGGGATCAAAAGAGGGGGATGGAGCCACTGCAGACAGTGGAGGTAAGCCACTGAGGCAGGGCTAAGGATGCAGCTGTGGGAGAGCCAAGAGCTGGCAGAGATGCTGAGAGAGGAGATAGTGTTGTCCGGGGAGGATGGGCTAGGGGAGGTCATCCAGGGAAGGCCTCACTGTGCTCCTTGCTGCCTGCAGGACACCCTGGATGCTTATCCCTGTGGCTCAGACCACACACCCAGCCCCATGGCCAGCCGTATCCCCCTGGAAGCCACGCCAGTTCTGGAGTGGCCAGGGGTTCAGCTAACAGCTGTGGCGATCACCGTGGAAGATGGACACACCATTGCTTTCCTGGGTGACAGTCAAGGGCGGCTGCATAGGGTGAGTCCACAGGATTCCGGGGGCCCTGCCCCAGGAACTGGAAGGGAAAGGCTGCTGGGGACCCCGCCGGGGCAGAGCTATACCTGGGACCCCTGGGGCTGTGATGTGAGATCTGTGATGTGGCCCTGTCACCAGCCTGGGAGAGAGAACCTGTGCTTCTTTTTCTGGGGGTGGGTGATGTTTACCTGTgacactcccactcccaccccagggctgggTGGTGTGACCTGTACTGCTTAGGAGGATATTCTACCTGTAAATTCTTTTATTGGGGTGAGAAGGGAGGGCCTTGGGCCTCAGACCTTGTGGTCTCTGATCTCAGGTCTACTTGGGCCCAGGGAGTGATGGCCACCCGTACTCCACGCAGAGCATCCAGCAGGGGTCTGCAGTGAGCAGAGACCTCATCTTTGATGGGGCCTTCGAGCACGTGTATGTCATGACCCAGAACACAGTGAGTGCCAGGCACCAGCCAGGGAGGGCATGGCTGCTGGGAGGGAGCTTGGGGGACCCATATGTGGGGGAGCCACTGGTGCTTGGATTGTTGACCTCAAGTCCTCTTTGCTGCTGTAGCTTCTCAAGGTTCCTGTGGCCTCCTGTGCTCAGCACCTGGACTGTGCATCTTGCCTGGCTCACAGGGACCCATACTGTGGGTGGTGTGTGCTCCTCGGCAGGTCAGTGCTCCACCGACCCCAACcctttccccagccccaccctcatgCCCTCAATGCTCCTGTACAGTTGTCCTGTCCAGGGTCCCTGATCCTTGGCCCTTAACACTCAGCCCTTGACCCCTGGATGCCCCAACCCCCTACCTTCACCCTCATCCTTCACCCTGACTTGCCAGGCATGTCACGGCCCACTTGAGGATCCTGCCCAGGTCCCTAGGATTGTAGGTGTCCTTGCCCCATGAACTGCCAATGGCCCTGCGAGGGTCACAGGTGGACATTGGTCATTCTTGCCCAGGTGCAATCGCCGTTCCGAGTGCTCTCGAGGCCAGGGCTCAGAGCGGTGGCTGTGGAGCTTCCAGCCTGAGCTGGGCTGTCTGCGAGTGGCAGCCTTGAGTCCTGCTAACATCAGCcgtgaggagaggagggaggtaaAGACCAGAGCAGGCAGGGCCCTTGCGGGGAGAACTCTGGTGGTGGATCGCGAGACCTTGGATTTTAAATATCACGTGGCCTTGCCCAAGTCACTTCTCTTGGGGCTCTGCTTTCTCCATCTGTTATTAACCCAGGCTGGAGGGTGTTTGTGATAACTGGAAGCTGGTGGccactggtgcctgcccactctGGGAGCTTGTAAACGAAGGCCTGATCTGCTGCCCAGTGGCTCCAACAGCATGTCCCGGCCTCTGTTCGCAGGTTTTCTTGTCGGTACCTGACTTGCCACCCCTGTGGCCGGGGGAGTCTTATTCCTGCCACTTTGGGGAATACCAGAGTCCTGCCCTGCTGACCAGTTCTGGTGTGATGTGCCCCTCCCCAGACCCTAGTGAGGCCCCAGAGCTGCCGAGAGGAGCCGGTGGGTGAGAAAAGGAGATAGCCAGGGCCTGGGAGTCCCATTCTCCTCCCATCTTGCTCCAAGGGGCATGATGGGGATGAGGTGTGAATCCAGGCGAAGGGCCCTGAAGCTATGCCTTTCTCTGAGTCCTCGCTCTAGTCCCCAATCCTCTAAAGTCCCTGTTTTCTACCCTGTGGACTGTGTTCCGACCCTGGGTACCCCTTCCTGGTTGGAGTGCTAAACCCACCTGGTGTGGTCTTGGATGTCATCTTGGGGTCTGAGTGCCCCTCCTGCTTCTCAGCCCAGCCCGCTCCTCGCTCTGCAGACCACGTCTCCGTGAGCCTGGAGCTCAGGTTTGGCGCTGTAGTGATTGCCGAGGCTTCCCTCTCCTTTTATGACTGCATGGTTGTCACCTTGCTCCGCCCGTCTGCACAGTGAGTTCCTCACCCCGACCCCCAGCTCCTGGGCTGCACTGTGGCGACCCCTGCCCCATGGCTATGCTCTGTGCAGGTGCCACGCCTGCGTGAGCAGCCACTGGGGGTGTAACTGGTGTGTCTGGCAGCACCTGTGCACGCACAAGGCCTCGTGTGATGCTGGGCCCATGGTGGTCAGCCGACAGGTGAGCCTAACTCCCAATCGGGCCCCAGGGGGGTTTGGGGTCCCCGTTCTGAGGGTTTCTCTGATGGCCCGGGGTCTGTGTGTCTGCCTGCCCCAGGTGCTCTGTTGTGAGCGCCTGAGCTGCTGTGTGTGACGGACTCATTGGAGGACGGCTGTCAATGTCCCGCCTGTTTCGGGAGAGGACGTTTGTAGCTGAGAGGCAGGGGGGGTCTGGGCCTTGTGCCCCACCTTGGCACAGACACCCCGGAGcctgccctccccttcccctttggagAATTAATgggctgtttttgtttctcttttccttggtcTCCTTTCCTCTTAACACACCCTTTGCCTGCCTGCTGCCTGCTCCCGCGCCTGCCTGCTGAGTGGCCCTTcctgtctttctctgcctccccctTCAGAGCCCgcttctctccccagcccctcctgcaaGAGATGCACccacctccttcccacccacagccccCAAGGCCATGGTCACCCCTGCTCCTGACACCCTTCCCGTGGACACTCCTTCCACAGCCTCGGATGTCCCCTCTGGGGCTAGACCTTCCCTGCTCAGCCCCTGGGGGCCGTGGGCAGGTCCCGGCCCCATACCTACCTTGGCTTTCACAGAGTCACCTCTCCATGAGGACCCtactcctcccagcccccacaaCAGACCTGGAACTGCTGTCCCTGCCCCCACGGCCTTCAGACCCATGGCCACCCCCGAGGATCTCTTGGCTTCCCACCCATCGCCCTCAGATGTAGCAGCACTGCCCCCTGCCCTTGCAGAGCCTGGCTCTGAGGCTCTTCCCTCTGCGGAACCCCTGGACCAGCCCCCCAGCACTGCTCCTGCCACCATTTTCCCAGGGGCCGCTGGCTCCACGAAGCCCGCTCTGGACTGGCTCATGAGAGAAGGCGGCGAGGTGCCCGAGGCGGACGAGTGGACGGGGGGTGACACGCCCGCCTTCTCCACTTCCACCCTCCTCTCAGGTGATGGAGACTCTGCTGAGCACGAGGGCCCTCCCGCCCCCCTCATCCTCCTGTCCAGCCTCGACTACCAGTACGACACCCCTGGGCTCTGGGAGCCGGTGAGACTTGGCCCAGGAAGGAGGCCTCGGGAGGGGTTTGGGACAGACGCAGCCCCTAGCCCACCTTGTGATTCTGcaggggaaggatggaggggagggtgAGGCCTGCTGCCTCATGATGGCCTGGCCTTGGGGTTCTGCCGAGGAAAGGGCTGAGGTGGTAGGTGGGCTTCATAGGCTGCCTTGTGCTTGGTGCCTGCAGGAGGAGGCAACCTGGGGGGCGGGCTCCTGCCCTTGTGTGGAAAGTGTGCAGGGCTCCACCCTGATGCCGGTCCACGTGCAGCGAGAAGTGCGACTGCTGGGCAGGAACCTGCGCCTCTTCCAGGTGAGTGTGTCCTGTTTGCAGGTGTCGCTGTGGCCTCCTTGGCTGTTGGCAAACTATACACGAGccccagggagcaggggagggtgtGGCGTCAAGTCTCAATCCCAACCCAGGGGCTGTGCTGGGGGCCCCGTGGGGCTTACCAGGCCTGGCTCTGGAAGCTGCCCCCACAGCTGTGTCCTCTGCCCCCAGGACAGCCCAGGAGACCATGAGTGTGTGATGGAGCTGGAGGGCCGCGAGGTGGTGGTTGAGGCCCGGGTTGAGTGTGAGCTGCCTCCAGACACCTGGTGCCACGTCACATGCCGGCAGCACCAGGTACAGATCCCGAGTCCTGGGTGGTAAGGGCGCACTGGCTACAGGCTGGCTACCAAGCTCAGCTGGCTGTGCCACACTCatcccagtccattctctgactgtgtgaccctgagagaGTCCTGGTACCCCAGCTCTGACCTTTGACCCTGTGCCCCATGGGGTCCTGTATCCCAGCTCTGACCTCTGGCTTTGTGTTCCCATGAGTCATTTTGGTCCTTTCTCTGACCACCCTTTCCCCAGGCCTGATGCCTTCCCTAACCCCGGGCTCTGACCCCATTCCCATTTCTCCAGCTCAGCTATGAGGCTCTGCAGCCGGAGCTCCGCGTGGGGCTGTTTCTGCGTCGGGCTGGCCACCTGCGTGTGGACAGTGTGGATGGGCTGCACGGTGAGTGACCCGGGGCTGCTGGGACTGGCTGGTGGCAACAAGGCTCTTCTGGGCCTGCCTCTCACATTCGTCTCTCCGCCCCCAGTGGTGCTTTATGACTGTTCCGTGGGACACGAGGACTGCAGCCGCTGCCAAACTGCGATGCCCCAGTACGGCTGCGTGTGGTGCAAGGGGGAGCATCCACGGTGCATGGCCCGGGAGGCCTGTGGCGAGGCTGAGGCTGTGGTCACCCAGTGTCCAGCACCCCTCATCCACTCGGTGTGTTGAGATGCTGGCGCATCCCTTCAAGGGGTTGGGGGTGCTGTGGGTTCACGGGGCTGAAAGGTGGGAGGTTGGGGCCGTCTCTCCAGGCTGCCGAGGGTCAGCAGGTGAGTGGAGGTGAGCAGTCCTTGTCCCGGAACAGGTGGAGCCACTGACTGGGCCTGTAGACGGAGGCACCCGTGTCACCATCAGGGGCTCCAACCTGGGCCAGCATGTGCAGGACGTGCAAGACACGGTCAGGGTGGCTGGAGTGCCCTGTGCTGTGGATGCTCAGGAGTACAAGGTGTCCAGCAGGTGAGTGAGCTGGACCAACAGGAGCAGGGCTGCATGGCTGGCTTTCCTGCTCAGGGCCATCCACCCACGACTCGtc is a genomic window containing:
- the PLXNB1 gene encoding plexin-B1 isoform X2, whose translation is MPALGPALLQALWAGWVLTLQPFPPTAFTPNGTHLQHLARDPTSGTLYLGATNFLFQLSPELQLEATVSTGPVLDSRDCLPPVMPDECPQAQPTNNLNQLLLVSPGALVVCGSVHQGVCEQRRLGQLGQLLLRPERPGDTQYVAANDPAVSTVGLVAQGLAGEPLLFVGRGYTSRGVGGGIPPITTRALRPLDPQAAFSYEETAKLAVGRLSEYSHHFVSAFARGASAYFLFLRRDLQAQSRAFRAYVSRVCLRDQHYYSYVELPLACQGGRYGLIQAAAVARSAEVAQGEVLFAAFSSAAPPTVGRPPLAAAGASGASALCAFPLDEVDRLANRTRDACYTREGHTEDGAEMAYIEYDVNSDCAQLPVDTLDAYPCGSDHTPSPMASRIPLEATPVLEWPGVQLTAVAITVEDGHTIAFLGDSQGRLHRVYLGPGSDGHPYSTQSIQQGSAVSRDLIFDGAFEHVYVMTQNTLLKVPVASCAQHLDCASCLAHRDPYCGWCVLLGRCNRRSECSRGQGSERWLWSFQPELGCLRVAALSPANISREERREVFLSVPDLPPLWPGESYSCHFGEYQSPALLTSSGVMCPSPDPSEAPELPRGADHVSVSLELRFGAVVIAEASLSFYDCMVVTLLRPSAQCHACVSSHWGCNWCVWQHLCTHKASCDAGPMVVSRQSPLLSPAPPARDAPTSFPPTAPKAMVTPAPDTLPVDTPSTASDVPSGARPSLLSPWGPWAGPGPIPTLAFTESPLHEDPTPPSPHNRPGTAVPAPTAFRPMATPEDLLASHPSPSDVAALPPALAEPGSEALPSAEPLDQPPSTAPATIFPGAAGSTKPALDWLMREGGEVPEADEWTGGDTPAFSTSTLLSGDGDSAEHEGPPAPLILLSSLDYQYDTPGLWEPEEATWGAGSCPCVESVQGSTLMPVHVQREVRLLGRNLRLFQDSPGDHECVMELEGREVVVEARVECELPPDTWCHVTCRQHQLSYEALQPELRVGLFLRRAGHLRVDSVDGLHVVLYDCSVGHEDCSRCQTAMPQYGCVWCKGEHPRCMAREACGEAEAVVTQCPAPLIHSVEPLTGPVDGGTRVTIRGSNLGQHVQDVQDTVRVAGVPCAVDAQEYKVSSSLVCVTGASGEEVAGVVTVEVPGRGRGVSEHDFAYQDPKVHSIFPARGPRAGGTSLTLHGSKLLTGRLEDIRVVVGDQPCHLLLGQQAEHLRCETSPHPMPATLPVAVWFGAAERRLQHSQFEYTPDPNVTSAGPTRSFLSGGREIRVRGQNLDVVQIPRIRVTVAMRVPRLGQGLGRRRRMIPETTCSPGASCGSLRFEEPCHVNSSQLITCRTPALPGLPEDPWVRVEFILDNLVFDFATLNPTPFSYEADPTLQPLNPEDPTAPFRHKPGSVLSVEGENLDLAMSKEEVVAMIGDGPCVVKTLTRHHLYCEPPVEQPLPQHHALREAPDALPEFTVQMGNLRFSLGHVQYDGESPVAFPMAAQVGLGVGTSLLALGVIVIVLMYRRKSKQALRDYKKVQIQLENLESSVRDRCKKEFTDLMTEMTDLTSDLLGSGIPFLDYKVYAERVFFPGHQESPLHRDLGVPESRRPTVEQGLGQLSNLLNSKLFLTKFIHTLESQRTFSARDRAYVASLLTVALHGKLEYFTDILRTLLSDLVAQYVAKNPKLMLRRTETVVEKLLTNWMSICLYTFVRDSVGEPLYMLFRGIKHQVDKGPVDSVTGKAKYTLNDNRLLREDVEYRPLTLNALLAVGPGAGEAQGVPVKVLDCDTISQAKEKMLDQLYKGVPLAQRPDSRTLDVEWRSGVAGHLILSDEDVTSEVQGLWRRLNTLQHYKVPDGATVALVPCLTKHVLRESQDYVPGERTPMLEDVDEGGIRPWHLVKPSEEPEPPRPRRGSLRGGERERAKAIPEIYLTRLLSMKGTLQKFVDDLFQVILSTSRPVPLAVKYFFDLLDEQAQQHGISDQDTVHIWKTNSLPLRFWINIIKNPQFVFDVQTSDNMDAVLLVIAQTFMDACTLADHKLGRDSPINKLLYARDIPRYKRMVERYYADIRQTIPASDQEMNSILAELSRNYSGDLGARVALHELYKYINKYYDQIITALEEDGTAQKMQLGYRLQQIAAAVENKVTDL